In a genomic window of Streptomyces katrae:
- the ahcY gene encoding adenosylhomocysteinase → MDFKVADLSLAAFGRKEITLAEHEMPGLMSIRREYAEAQPLAGARITGSLHMTVQTAVLIETLVALGADVRWASCNIFSTQDHAAAAIAVGPNGTPENPQGVPVFAWKGETLEEYWWCTEQALTWPNTPTGGPNMILDDGGDATLLVHKGVEFEKAGAAPDPSTADSEEYGHILTLLNRTLAESPQKWTQLASEIRGVTEETTTGVHRLYEMMQSGDLLFPAINVNDAVTKSKFDNKYGCRHSLIDGINRATDVLIGGKVAVVCGYGDVGKGCAESLRGQGARVIVTEIDPICALQAAMDGYQVATLDDVVETADIFITTTGNKDIIMASDMARMKHQAIVGNIGHFDNEIDMAGLAKVEGIVKDEVKPQVHTWTFPDGKVLIVLSEGRLLNLGNATGHPSFVMSNSFADQTLAQIELFTKPEEYPTDVYVLPKHLDEKVARLHLDALGVKLTTLRPEQAEYIGVKVEGPYKPDHYRY, encoded by the coding sequence ATGGACTTCAAGGTCGCCGACCTTTCCCTTGCCGCCTTCGGCCGCAAGGAGATCACCCTGGCCGAGCACGAGATGCCGGGTCTGATGTCGATCCGCCGGGAGTACGCCGAGGCCCAGCCGCTGGCCGGCGCCCGCATCACCGGCTCCCTGCACATGACCGTGCAGACCGCCGTCCTGATCGAGACCCTCGTCGCCCTCGGCGCCGACGTCCGCTGGGCCTCCTGCAACATCTTCTCCACCCAGGACCACGCGGCCGCCGCCATCGCCGTCGGCCCGAACGGCACCCCGGAGAACCCGCAGGGCGTCCCGGTCTTCGCCTGGAAGGGCGAGACGCTGGAGGAGTACTGGTGGTGCACGGAGCAGGCGCTGACCTGGCCGAACACCCCCACCGGCGGCCCGAACATGATCCTCGACGACGGTGGTGACGCCACCCTCCTCGTCCACAAGGGCGTCGAGTTCGAGAAGGCCGGCGCGGCCCCGGACCCGTCCACGGCGGACTCCGAGGAGTACGGCCACATCCTGACCCTCCTCAACCGCACGCTCGCCGAGTCCCCCCAGAAGTGGACCCAGCTCGCGTCCGAGATCCGCGGCGTGACGGAGGAGACCACCACCGGTGTCCACCGTCTCTACGAGATGATGCAGTCCGGTGACCTGCTCTTCCCGGCGATCAACGTGAACGACGCGGTGACGAAGTCGAAGTTCGACAACAAGTACGGCTGCCGCCACTCCCTGATCGACGGCATCAACCGGGCCACCGACGTGCTGATCGGCGGCAAGGTCGCGGTCGTGTGCGGTTACGGCGACGTCGGCAAGGGCTGCGCGGAGTCCCTGCGCGGCCAGGGTGCGCGGGTCATCGTGACGGAGATCGACCCGATCTGCGCGCTGCAGGCGGCGATGGACGGCTACCAGGTCGCCACCCTGGACGACGTGGTGGAGACGGCGGACATCTTCATCACCACGACGGGCAACAAGGACATCATCATGGCCTCGGACATGGCCAGGATGAAGCACCAGGCGATCGTGGGGAACATCGGCCACTTCGACAACGAGATCGACATGGCGGGTCTGGCCAAGGTCGAGGGCATCGTCAAGGACGAGGTCAAGCCGCAGGTCCACACCTGGACGTTCCCCGACGGCAAGGTCCTGATCGTGCTGTCCGAGGGCCGTCTGCTGAACCTGGGCAACGCGACGGGCCACCCGTCCTTCGTGATGTCGAACTCCTTCGCGGACCAGACGCTGGCGCAGATCGAGCTGTTCACCAAGCCCGAGGAGTACCCGACCGACGTCTACGTGCTGCCCAAGCACCTGGACGAGAAGGTCGCCCGTCTCCACCTCGACGCCCTCGGTGTCAAGCTGACCACGCTCCGTCCGGAGCAGGCGGAGTACATCGGCGTCAAGGTCGAGGGCCCGTACAAGCCCGACCACTACCGCTACTGA
- a CDS encoding fructose-specific PTS transporter subunit EIIC, whose amino-acid sequence MSTTAGSPGGGGADGAKRLKLLAVTACPTGIAHTYMAAEKLQQAAAELGVDMKVETQGSIGAENVLSDNDVREADGIIIAADKEVDRARFAGKRVLSTGVADGVHRPEELIERVRTAPVQEGTAVAAGGGGRDRSVAYKALMNGVSHMIPFVVVGGLLLAVSIALGGHSTPKGIEFDKDSFWFYVNQLGGLGFKLMLPIFSGYIAHALGDRPALVPGMIGGFLAADAVNIYGADANAGFLGAIATGFLAGYLVVWIKKVKVPRFVQPIMPIIVIPIASTLVLGLFYIYVIGQPISWLFTHLTGWLNGMTGSSAVILGALIGLMIAFDMGGPVNKTAFLVAVGLIGTNNAVMGMAAAAIPVMPLGQGLATLLRRRLYTGQEREAGMAALFMGFFGISEGAIPFAAARPAQVIPANMLGGAVAGAVAGVAGVGNSVPHGGPVVSLFGAISGVAMFFMAIAIGTAVTALTTNALIELKGRKAGPAGAGAAARVPEPVLAGAGAGAGGTAVAPAAAPAGAAAAAGEAEVLSGYLTERTVRTELAAGSKEAAIREMAEMLATTGNVRDVAELVRVALAREAQGTTGLGESIAIPHAKTDAVVRPTVGFARSGEGIEWGALDGTKARLVFMIAVPEAAAGDEHLRILALLSRKLMDGGFRDRLRSAPDGPAVLDLLREIR is encoded by the coding sequence GTGAGTACGACGGCCGGCTCTCCCGGTGGCGGGGGCGCGGACGGCGCGAAGCGGCTGAAGCTGCTCGCCGTCACCGCGTGCCCCACGGGGATCGCGCACACCTACATGGCAGCGGAGAAGCTCCAGCAGGCCGCCGCCGAGCTCGGCGTGGACATGAAGGTGGAGACGCAGGGTTCCATCGGGGCGGAGAACGTGCTCTCTGACAACGATGTCAGAGAGGCGGACGGGATCATCATCGCCGCCGACAAGGAGGTCGACCGGGCGCGGTTCGCCGGCAAGCGGGTCCTGTCCACGGGCGTCGCGGACGGGGTGCACCGCCCGGAGGAACTGATCGAGCGGGTACGGACGGCGCCGGTGCAGGAAGGCACGGCCGTGGCGGCCGGGGGCGGCGGCCGGGATCGCAGCGTGGCCTACAAGGCGCTGATGAACGGCGTCTCCCACATGATCCCGTTCGTCGTCGTGGGCGGTCTGCTGCTCGCCGTCTCGATCGCGCTGGGCGGGCACTCCACGCCCAAGGGCATCGAGTTCGACAAGGACTCGTTCTGGTTCTACGTCAACCAGCTGGGCGGCCTCGGCTTCAAGCTGATGCTGCCGATCTTCTCGGGCTACATCGCCCACGCGCTCGGCGACCGGCCCGCGCTCGTGCCGGGCATGATCGGCGGGTTCCTGGCCGCCGACGCGGTGAACATCTACGGGGCGGACGCCAACGCGGGCTTCCTCGGGGCCATCGCCACCGGTTTCCTGGCCGGCTACCTGGTCGTGTGGATCAAGAAGGTCAAGGTCCCCCGGTTCGTCCAGCCGATCATGCCGATCATCGTGATCCCGATCGCGTCGACGCTGGTGCTCGGGTTGTTCTACATCTACGTCATCGGTCAGCCGATCTCGTGGCTGTTCACGCACCTGACCGGCTGGCTGAACGGGATGACCGGCTCCAGCGCGGTCATCCTCGGCGCCCTGATCGGCCTGATGATCGCCTTCGACATGGGCGGCCCGGTCAACAAGACGGCTTTCCTCGTGGCCGTGGGCCTCATCGGCACCAACAACGCCGTCATGGGCATGGCCGCCGCCGCGATCCCGGTGATGCCGCTCGGCCAGGGCCTGGCGACGCTGCTGCGCCGCAGGCTCTACACCGGCCAGGAGCGGGAGGCCGGGATGGCGGCCCTGTTCATGGGCTTCTTCGGCATCTCGGAGGGGGCGATCCCCTTCGCCGCGGCACGGCCCGCGCAGGTCATCCCCGCGAACATGCTCGGCGGGGCGGTGGCCGGTGCGGTGGCGGGCGTGGCGGGGGTCGGGAACTCCGTGCCGCACGGCGGTCCGGTCGTCTCGCTGTTCGGTGCGATCAGCGGTGTGGCGATGTTCTTCATGGCGATCGCCATCGGCACGGCGGTGACCGCGCTGACGACCAACGCGCTGATCGAGCTCAAGGGCCGCAAGGCCGGCCCGGCCGGGGCCGGGGCCGCGGCCCGGGTGCCCGAGCCGGTGCTCGCCGGGGCGGGTGCCGGGGCGGGCGGTACGGCCGTGGCCCCGGCGGCCGCCCCGGCCGGCGCCGCCGCGGCTGCCGGGGAGGCGGAGGTGCTGTCCGGCTACCTGACGGAGCGGACCGTCAGGACGGAGCTGGCGGCCGGCTCCAAGGAGGCGGCGATCCGGGAGATGGCCGAGATGCTCGCGACCACCGGCAACGTCCGCGACGTGGCGGAGCTGGTGCGGGTCGCGCTCGCCCGGGAGGCGCAGGGCACGACCGGTCTCGGTGAGTCGATCGCCATCCCGCACGCCAAGACCGACGCGGTCGTGCGCCCCACGGTGGGCTTCGCCCGGTCCGGCGAGGGCATCGAGTGGGGTGCGCTGGACGGCACGAAGGCCCGCCTGGTCTTCATGATCGCGGTGCCGGAGGCCGCGGCCGGGGACGAGCACCTGAGGATCCTGGCGCTGCTGTCGCGCAAGCTGATGGACGGCGGTTTCCGGGACCGGCTGCGGTCCGCGCCCGACGGGCCGGCCGTCCTGGACCTGCTGCGCGAGATCCGGTAG
- the lepB gene encoding signal peptidase I, with product MTHRPGRRRGIAAIVLLVLGAVILGGVTVAKAVNPPARYSEGKAAGWQMAPTYTDGESIYLEPVDTGKLRRGDVVLASVPWSLHKTQMNRVIAVGGDRIRYKPSSKTSGQYRLVLNGDPLDEPYLEQWKNPSAVAFDVTVPEGYVFLMGDNRMNSDGSQYANNGPVPADHVSAKVVMYPMAKLAVWGQVAGALVLLAGAVLAFVSRRARKRAAAAPAAPEAPEAQASEPVAAAAAAPAGGERADAQS from the coding sequence ATGACACACAGGCCAGGACGCAGGCGCGGGATCGCGGCGATCGTCCTGCTGGTGCTCGGAGCGGTCATCCTGGGAGGGGTGACGGTGGCGAAGGCCGTGAACCCTCCGGCTCGCTACTCGGAGGGCAAGGCGGCCGGCTGGCAGATGGCGCCGACCTACACCGACGGGGAGAGCATCTACCTGGAGCCGGTGGACACGGGCAAGCTCCGGCGGGGCGACGTCGTCCTCGCCTCCGTTCCGTGGTCCCTGCACAAGACGCAGATGAACCGGGTCATCGCCGTGGGCGGGGACCGCATCCGGTACAAGCCGAGCAGCAAGACCAGCGGCCAGTACCGTCTGGTGCTCAACGGTGATCCGCTGGACGAGCCGTACCTGGAGCAGTGGAAGAACCCTTCGGCGGTGGCCTTCGACGTGACGGTGCCCGAGGGGTACGTGTTCCTGATGGGCGACAACCGGATGAACTCGGACGGCTCGCAGTACGCGAACAACGGGCCGGTTCCGGCGGACCACGTCTCCGCCAAGGTCGTGATGTACCCGATGGCGAAGCTGGCCGTGTGGGGGCAGGTGGCCGGTGCGCTGGTGCTGCTGGCCGGCGCGGTGCTGGCGTTCGTGTCCCGGCGGGCCCGCAAGCGGGCCGCCGCCGCCCCGGCGGCCCCGGAGGCGCCGGAGGCGCAGGCGTCCGAGCCGGTCGCGGCGGCGGCAGCGGCACCGGCCGGCGGTGAGCGCGCGGACGCGCAGTCCTAG
- a CDS encoding cation diffusion facilitator family transporter gives MSASGGTKAIVAALAANLAIAVAKFVAFLFSGSSSMLAESVHSVADSGNQGLLLLGGKKAQREATPQHPFGYGRERYIYAFLVSIVLFTVGGMFAIYEGYEKIHDPHPIESWYWPVGVLVFAVIAEGFSFRTAIKESNETRGSQSWGQFIKSAKAPELPVVLLEDLGALVGLVLALLGVGLALITGDGVWDGIGTLCIGTLLIAIAVILALETKSLLLGESAGTAEVEKIKAALVDGDTVTGVIHMRTLHLGPEELLVAAKIAVQHDDTATEVANAINAAEARIRASVPIARVIYLEPDIYNPEAAKADGR, from the coding sequence ATGAGCGCGTCGGGCGGCACCAAGGCGATCGTGGCGGCACTCGCCGCCAACCTGGCCATCGCTGTGGCCAAGTTCGTGGCATTCCTCTTCAGCGGCTCCTCGTCGATGCTCGCGGAGAGCGTCCACTCGGTCGCCGACTCCGGCAACCAGGGGCTGCTCCTCCTCGGCGGCAAGAAGGCCCAGCGCGAGGCCACCCCGCAACACCCCTTCGGGTACGGGCGCGAGCGCTACATCTACGCCTTCCTCGTCTCCATCGTCCTCTTCACCGTCGGCGGCATGTTCGCCATCTACGAGGGCTACGAGAAGATCCACGACCCGCACCCCATCGAGTCCTGGTACTGGCCCGTCGGCGTCCTCGTCTTCGCGGTCATCGCGGAGGGCTTCTCCTTCCGCACCGCGATCAAGGAGTCCAACGAGACCCGCGGCAGCCAGTCCTGGGGCCAGTTCATCAAGAGCGCCAAGGCCCCCGAGCTGCCCGTGGTCCTGCTGGAGGACCTCGGCGCCCTCGTCGGCCTCGTCCTCGCCCTCCTCGGCGTCGGCCTCGCCCTGATCACCGGCGACGGCGTGTGGGACGGCATCGGCACCCTGTGCATCGGCACCCTGCTGATCGCCATCGCCGTCATCCTCGCCCTGGAGACCAAGTCCCTCCTGCTGGGCGAGTCCGCCGGCACGGCCGAGGTCGAGAAGATCAAGGCCGCGCTCGTCGACGGGGACACCGTCACCGGCGTCATCCACATGCGCACCCTGCACCTCGGCCCCGAGGAGCTGCTGGTCGCCGCCAAGATCGCCGTCCAGCACGACGACACCGCGACCGAGGTGGCCAACGCCATCAACGCCGCGGAGGCCCGCATCCGCGCCTCCGTCCCGATCGCCCGCGTGATCTACCTGGAGCCGGACATCTACAACCCCGAGGCCGCCAAGGCCGACGGCCGCTGA
- the manA gene encoding mannose-6-phosphate isomerase, class I has product MDRLTNTIRPYAWGSTTAIPALLGVEPTGEPQAEMWMGAHPGAPSRLDRGAGETTLSAVIAADPEGELGSAAVAKFGPALPFLLKVLAAGAPLSLQVHPDLAQAKAGFEDEERRGVPVDAAHRNYKDANHKPELICALTPFDGLCGFRPPLEAADLLEGLGVDSLKPYVDLLRAHPEDAALREVLTAVLTADREEMAHTVAETAAAAERLGGPYAPYAGLVHDYPGDPGVIAALLLNHVRLQPGEAMFLGAGIPHAYLDGLGVELMANSDNVLRCGLTPKHVDVPELLKVVVFEPSAPGVLRPEGDGEEVYETPIDEFRLSRFALAPGGAPRTLPDTTPQILLCTAGNPRAGELALVPGESVFVPAGEKVELSGSGTIFRATVVV; this is encoded by the coding sequence ATGGACCGCCTGACGAACACGATCCGCCCCTACGCGTGGGGTTCCACCACCGCGATCCCGGCCCTCCTCGGGGTCGAGCCCACCGGTGAACCCCAGGCCGAGATGTGGATGGGCGCCCACCCGGGCGCCCCCTCCCGCCTCGACCGCGGAGCCGGCGAGACCACCCTGTCGGCCGTCATCGCCGCCGACCCGGAGGGCGAACTCGGGTCCGCCGCCGTCGCGAAGTTCGGCCCCGCCCTGCCGTTCCTCCTGAAGGTCCTCGCCGCCGGCGCCCCCCTCTCCCTCCAGGTCCACCCCGACCTCGCCCAGGCGAAGGCCGGCTTCGAGGACGAGGAGCGCCGCGGCGTCCCGGTCGACGCGGCCCACCGCAACTACAAGGACGCCAACCACAAGCCCGAACTGATCTGCGCCCTCACCCCCTTCGACGGCCTGTGCGGCTTCCGCCCGCCGCTGGAGGCGGCCGACCTCCTCGAAGGCCTCGGCGTCGACTCCCTGAAGCCGTACGTGGACCTGCTGCGCGCCCACCCCGAGGACGCGGCCCTGCGCGAGGTCCTGACCGCCGTCCTCACCGCCGACCGCGAGGAGATGGCCCATACCGTCGCCGAGACCGCGGCCGCCGCCGAGCGCCTGGGCGGCCCGTACGCCCCGTACGCGGGCCTCGTCCACGACTACCCGGGCGACCCGGGCGTGATCGCGGCCCTGCTCCTCAACCACGTCCGGCTCCAGCCCGGCGAGGCCATGTTCCTCGGCGCCGGCATCCCGCACGCCTACCTCGACGGCCTCGGCGTCGAACTCATGGCCAACTCGGACAACGTGCTGCGCTGCGGGCTCACCCCCAAGCACGTCGACGTCCCCGAACTGCTGAAGGTCGTCGTCTTCGAGCCCAGCGCCCCCGGCGTCCTGCGCCCCGAGGGAGACGGCGAGGAGGTCTACGAGACCCCCATCGACGAGTTCCGCCTCTCCCGTTTCGCCCTGGCCCCCGGTGGCGCCCCCCGCACCCTTCCGGACACCACCCCGCAGATCCTGCTCTGCACCGCCGGCAACCCGCGCGCCGGCGAACTGGCCCTCGTCCCGGGCGAGTCGGTATTCGTCCCCGCGGGCGAAAAGGTCGAACTGTCCGGAAGCGGCACCATTTTCCGTGCCACCGTGGTCGTCTGA
- a CDS encoding SIS domain-containing protein, translated as MLDESLLDAPDDLARADRRGLLRGAAEAGARVRTAARHATEAGLADLRPDGRPRAVLIAGPGTAARGVADLLGALAGASAPVTRLHPTGVAHAAGALRWALPGWAGPVDLLLIATTDGTEPGLGVLAEQAYRRGCTVVAVAPERSPLSETVDGAHGLLVPMAKAPYQEYDESAAAGPGALWALLTPLLVLLDKVGLIAAAPDTLQLVADRLDRTAERCGPAIATYSNPAKTLAAELADSLPLIWSEGTGAGPAGRRFAATLAELAGRPALAADLPEALPAHGVLLSGAFAAGADPDDFFRDRVEEPQALRARVVLLRDRPTGGLSAAPAARELALSHDTAVSELEPEEGGELEQLAELLAVTDFATAYLALAARGHS; from the coding sequence ATGCTCGACGAGTCACTCCTCGACGCACCGGACGATCTCGCCCGTGCCGACCGCCGCGGCCTGCTCCGCGGCGCCGCCGAGGCCGGGGCCAGAGTGCGCACCGCCGCCCGGCACGCCACCGAGGCCGGCCTCGCGGACCTGCGCCCCGACGGGCGACCCCGCGCCGTGCTCATCGCCGGCCCCGGCACCGCCGCCAGAGGCGTCGCCGACCTCCTCGGCGCCCTCGCCGGAGCCTCCGCCCCGGTGACCCGCCTGCACCCCACCGGCGTCGCGCACGCCGCCGGGGCGCTGCGCTGGGCCCTGCCCGGCTGGGCGGGCCCCGTGGACCTGCTGCTCATCGCCACCACCGACGGCACCGAGCCCGGCCTCGGCGTCCTCGCCGAACAGGCCTACCGGCGCGGCTGCACCGTCGTCGCCGTCGCCCCCGAGCGCTCCCCGCTCAGTGAGACCGTCGACGGCGCCCACGGACTCCTCGTACCGATGGCCAAGGCCCCGTACCAGGAGTACGACGAATCGGCCGCCGCCGGACCCGGCGCCCTGTGGGCCCTGCTCACCCCGCTGCTGGTGCTCCTCGACAAGGTCGGGCTGATCGCGGCCGCCCCGGACACCCTCCAGCTCGTCGCCGACCGCCTCGACCGCACCGCGGAACGCTGCGGCCCGGCCATCGCCACCTACTCCAACCCGGCCAAGACCCTCGCCGCCGAACTCGCCGACTCGCTCCCCCTCATCTGGAGCGAGGGCACCGGCGCCGGTCCGGCCGGCCGCCGCTTCGCCGCGACCCTCGCCGAACTCGCCGGCCGCCCCGCGCTCGCCGCCGACCTCCCCGAGGCCCTGCCCGCGCACGGCGTCCTGCTCTCCGGCGCCTTCGCCGCCGGGGCCGACCCCGACGACTTCTTCCGCGACCGCGTCGAGGAGCCCCAGGCCCTGCGCGCCCGCGTCGTACTGCTGCGCGACCGGCCCACGGGCGGACTCTCCGCCGCACCGGCCGCGCGCGAGCTCGCCCTCAGCCACGACACGGCCGTCAGCGAGCTCGAACCGGAGGAGGGCGGGGAGCTGGAACAGCTCGCCGAACTCCTCGCCGTCACCGACTTCGCCACCGCCTACCTGGCGCTGGCGGCCCGGGGACACAGCTGA
- a CDS encoding Trm112 family protein — MPLEAGLLDILACPACHAPFQDNSADETTPELICTGQDCGLAYPVRDGIPVLLVDEARRPA, encoded by the coding sequence ATGCCGCTCGAAGCCGGCCTGCTCGACATCCTCGCCTGCCCCGCCTGCCACGCCCCCTTCCAGGACAACTCGGCGGACGAGACCACCCCCGAGCTGATCTGCACCGGCCAGGACTGCGGCCTCGCGTACCCGGTCCGCGACGGCATCCCGGTCCTCCTCGTCGACGAGGCCCGCCGACCCGCCTGA
- a CDS encoding phosphomannomutase/phosphoglucomutase — MAADLSNIVKAYDVRGVVPDEWDEPLAELFGAAFVQVTGASAIVVGHDMRPSSPGLSAAFARGAAARGVDVTLIGLCSTDQLYYASGKLDLPGAMFTASHNPAQYNGIKMCRAGAAPVGQDTGLATIRELAEKWTDEGAPEIPAGTVPGTVTELDSLPGYAEHLKSLVDLTSIRPLKVVVDAGNGMGGHTVPTVFAGLPLDLVPMYFELDGTFPNHEANPLDPKNIVDLQERVKAEGADLGLAFDGDADRCFVVDERGEGVSPSAITALVAARELARNGGTGTIIHNLITSWSVPEVVRENGGTPVRTRVGHSFIKAEMATSGAIFGGEHSAHYYFKDFWNADTGMLAALHVLAALGGQEGPLSELVSSYDRYVGSGEINSTVADQAARTAEVKAAYAGQDGVTFDELDGLTVSAADWWFNLRPSNTEPLLRLNVEARDAATLDKIRDEVLALVRA; from the coding sequence GTGGCCGCAGATCTTTCGAACATCGTCAAGGCGTACGACGTCCGCGGCGTCGTACCGGACGAGTGGGACGAGCCGCTGGCCGAACTGTTCGGTGCGGCGTTCGTCCAGGTCACCGGTGCGAGCGCGATCGTCGTCGGCCACGACATGCGGCCCTCCTCGCCCGGCCTGTCGGCCGCCTTCGCCCGCGGCGCGGCCGCCCGCGGCGTCGACGTCACCCTCATCGGGCTGTGCTCCACCGACCAGCTGTACTACGCCTCGGGCAAGCTGGACCTGCCCGGCGCCATGTTCACGGCCTCCCACAACCCGGCCCAGTACAACGGCATCAAGATGTGCCGCGCCGGCGCCGCCCCGGTCGGCCAGGACACCGGCCTCGCCACCATCCGCGAACTCGCCGAGAAGTGGACCGACGAGGGCGCCCCCGAGATCCCCGCCGGCACCGTCCCGGGCACCGTCACGGAGCTGGACAGCCTCCCCGGCTACGCCGAGCACCTGAAGTCCCTCGTGGACCTCACCTCGATCCGCCCGCTGAAGGTCGTCGTCGACGCGGGCAACGGCATGGGCGGCCACACCGTCCCCACCGTCTTCGCGGGCCTGCCGCTGGACCTCGTCCCGATGTACTTCGAGCTGGACGGCACCTTCCCCAACCACGAGGCCAACCCCCTCGACCCGAAGAACATCGTCGACCTCCAGGAGCGCGTGAAGGCCGAGGGCGCCGACCTCGGCCTCGCCTTCGACGGCGACGCCGACCGCTGCTTCGTCGTCGACGAGCGCGGCGAGGGCGTCTCCCCGTCCGCCATCACCGCCCTGGTCGCCGCCCGCGAGCTGGCCCGCAACGGCGGCACCGGCACGATCATCCACAACCTGATCACCTCCTGGTCGGTCCCGGAGGTCGTCCGCGAGAACGGCGGCACCCCCGTCCGCACCCGCGTGGGCCACTCCTTCATCAAGGCCGAGATGGCCACCTCCGGCGCGATCTTCGGCGGCGAGCACTCCGCGCACTACTACTTCAAGGACTTCTGGAACGCGGACACCGGCATGCTCGCCGCGCTCCACGTCCTCGCCGCCCTCGGCGGCCAGGAGGGCCCGCTCTCCGAGCTGGTCTCCTCCTACGACCGCTACGTCGGCTCCGGCGAGATCAACTCCACCGTCGCCGACCAGGCCGCCCGCACCGCCGAGGTCAAGGCCGCCTACGCCGGCCAGGACGGCGTCACCTTCGACGAGCTGGACGGCCTCACCGTCTCCGCCGCCGACTGGTGGTTCAACCTCCGCCCCTCGAACACCGAGCCGCTCCTGCGCCTCAACGTCGAGGCCCGCGACGCGGCCACCCTCGACAAGATCCGCGACGAGGTCCTGGCCCTGGTCCGCGCCTGA
- a CDS encoding DUF3499 domain-containing protein yields MSLVRRCSRTACGRPAVATLTYVYADSTAVLGPLATYAEPHCYDLCAEHSERLTAPRGWEVVRLSDGSGPSARTGDDLEALANAVREAARPPDRAAEAGGSAGSGPAPGETRRGHLRVLRSPDS; encoded by the coding sequence GTGAGCCTTGTACGTCGCTGTTCGCGCACCGCGTGCGGCCGCCCTGCCGTCGCCACACTGACGTACGTCTACGCCGACTCGACCGCAGTTCTCGGTCCGCTCGCCACCTACGCCGAACCCCACTGCTATGACCTGTGCGCCGAGCACTCCGAGCGCCTGACCGCCCCGCGCGGCTGGGAAGTCGTCCGCCTGTCGGACGGCTCCGGCCCCTCCGCGCGCACCGGCGACGACCTCGAAGCCTTGGCCAACGCCGTCCGTGAGGCGGCCCGTCCGCCCGACCGCGCGGCCGAGGCGGGAGGCTCCGCGGGGAGCGGCCCGGCGCCCGGCGAGACGCGCCGCGGACACCTGCGCGTCCTCCGCTCGCCCGACTCCTGA